The following coding sequences lie in one Polluticoccus soli genomic window:
- a CDS encoding pyridoxal-phosphate dependent enzyme yields MNPNKRVYDNILQTIGNTPLIKLHKVTSDLPCTVYAKVESFNPGNSIKDRMALKMLEVAEKEGKIKPGGTIIEGTSGNTGMGLALAAIVKGYKCIFATTDKQSKEKADILKALGAEVIVCPTNVEPEDPRSYYSVSKRLSTEIPNSWYVNQYDNLANRQAHYEQTGPEIWEQTEGKITHLVVAAGTGGTIVGTGMYLKEKNPNVKVWAIDTYGSLLKKWFETGELDMGEVYPYISEGFGEDFLPQNYIKEAIDKFEKVTDKDGAVMARKIAKEEGIFAGYSAGSVIAGLKQLKAELKPTDVVVVIFHDHGSRYVGKVYNDEWMLDRGFLDVDTVKDLIGGLGRRRLVTIDEDAKVSDALELMKKYDIEQIPVTKGGDVTGAITQAGLFKKLIENADVKDFLIADVKEPALPEVSMDTPLERLTHYITKENGAILTKDESGQHHILTKYDILNAFSKG; encoded by the coding sequence ATGAATCCCAACAAGCGCGTTTACGATAACATACTGCAAACCATTGGTAATACCCCGCTGATCAAGCTGCATAAGGTGACATCTGACCTGCCTTGCACGGTGTACGCCAAAGTGGAGAGCTTCAATCCGGGCAACTCTATCAAAGACCGTATGGCTCTGAAGATGCTGGAAGTGGCTGAAAAAGAAGGTAAGATCAAACCGGGCGGTACTATAATAGAAGGTACTTCTGGTAATACCGGTATGGGACTGGCGCTGGCCGCCATCGTGAAAGGCTACAAGTGCATATTCGCTACTACCGATAAACAATCGAAAGAAAAAGCGGATATCCTGAAAGCCCTGGGTGCTGAGGTGATCGTTTGCCCAACAAACGTAGAGCCTGAAGATCCGCGTTCTTATTATTCTGTATCAAAACGCCTATCTACAGAGATACCTAACAGCTGGTATGTGAACCAGTACGACAACCTGGCTAACCGCCAGGCGCACTACGAACAAACTGGTCCGGAGATTTGGGAACAAACCGAAGGTAAAATCACGCACCTGGTAGTAGCCGCAGGTACCGGTGGTACTATCGTAGGTACGGGTATGTACCTGAAAGAAAAGAATCCGAATGTCAAAGTTTGGGCGATAGACACCTACGGTTCGCTGTTGAAAAAATGGTTTGAAACTGGCGAGCTGGACATGGGCGAGGTATATCCGTATATATCTGAAGGTTTTGGTGAAGACTTCCTTCCGCAGAACTATATCAAAGAAGCCATCGACAAATTTGAAAAAGTGACCGATAAAGACGGTGCGGTAATGGCTCGTAAGATCGCTAAAGAAGAAGGCATCTTCGCTGGTTATTCTGCCGGTTCGGTAATAGCTGGTTTGAAACAACTGAAAGCTGAATTGAAACCTACAGACGTTGTTGTAGTGATCTTCCACGACCACGGTAGCCGTTATGTAGGTAAAGTATATAACGACGAGTGGATGCTGGATCGTGGTTTCCTGGATGTTGATACAGTAAAAGACCTGATAGGTGGCCTGGGCCGCCGCAGGCTGGTAACGATAGATGAAGATGCAAAGGTGAGCGATGCACTGGAGCTGATGAAGAAATATGATATCGAGCAGATACCGGTAACGAAAGGCGGCGACGTAACAGGCGCTATCACACAAGCAGGCTTGTTCAAAAAACTGATCGAGAATGCCGACGTGAAGGACTTCCTGATAGCCGATGTGAAAGAGCCGGCGCTACCTGAAGTGAGCATGGACACACCGCTGGAAAGGCTGACGCACTACATCACTAAAGAGAATGGCGCCATCCTGACCAAAGACGAAAGCGGTCAGCATCATATCCTTACCAAGTACGATATTCTGAACGCGTTTAGCAAAGGGTAA
- a CDS encoding class I fructose-bisphosphate aldolase has product MASKKIQDLLGDQAGFYLDHTCKTIDKSQLHTPSADSVDNVWIPSNRNIQTIRSIQALNNHGRLAGTGFVSILPVDQGIEHSAGASFAPNPIYFDPENIVKLAMEGGCNAVASTYGVLGAVARKYAHKIPFIVKVNHNEFISYPNRFDQIMFGTIRDAWNMGATAIGATIYFGSDESARQIVEIGKAFEYAHELGMATVLWCYLRNPGFKKDGVDYHTAADLTAQANHLGVTLQADIIKQKLPTNNGGYTALNFGKTHKKVYEELTTDHPIDLCRYQVANCYMGRVGLINSGGESKGASDMAEAVMTAVVNKRAGGMGLISGRKAFQKPMKDGVELLNTIQDVYLDKDITLA; this is encoded by the coding sequence ATGGCATCGAAAAAAATTCAAGATCTGTTGGGCGACCAGGCCGGATTCTATCTTGATCATACCTGCAAAACGATTGACAAATCTCAGCTGCATACTCCATCGGCTGACAGCGTAGATAACGTATGGATCCCTTCAAACAGGAACATCCAGACTATCCGCAGCATCCAGGCCCTGAACAATCACGGTCGTCTTGCCGGTACCGGTTTCGTGTCTATCCTGCCAGTTGACCAGGGTATCGAGCACAGCGCCGGTGCGTCTTTCGCTCCAAATCCTATCTATTTCGATCCTGAAAATATCGTGAAACTGGCCATGGAAGGTGGTTGCAACGCAGTTGCTTCTACTTATGGCGTACTGGGTGCAGTTGCCCGCAAATATGCGCACAAGATACCTTTCATCGTAAAGGTGAACCATAACGAATTCATTTCTTACCCTAACCGTTTCGACCAGATCATGTTCGGCACCATCCGCGATGCATGGAACATGGGTGCTACGGCTATCGGCGCTACTATCTACTTCGGTTCTGATGAAAGCGCCCGCCAGATCGTTGAGATCGGTAAAGCTTTTGAATATGCGCACGAACTGGGTATGGCAACTGTACTATGGTGCTACCTGCGTAACCCAGGTTTCAAGAAAGACGGTGTTGATTATCATACCGCTGCTGATCTTACTGCTCAAGCTAACCACCTGGGTGTGACCCTGCAGGCTGATATCATCAAACAAAAGCTTCCTACCAACAACGGTGGCTACACTGCCCTGAACTTTGGTAAGACGCACAAGAAAGTATACGAAGAACTGACTACTGATCACCCGATCGATCTGTGCCGCTACCAGGTAGCTAACTGCTACATGGGTCGTGTAGGTCTCATCAACTCAGGTGGTGAATCTAAAGGTGCTTCTGATATGGCTGAAGCTGTAATGACCGCGGTGGTAAACAAACGTGCAGGTGGTATGGGTCTGATCAGCGGACGTAAAGCATTCCAAAAGCCAATGAAAGATGGTGTGGAACTGCTGAACACTATCCAGGACGTTTACCTTGATAAAGACATCACGCTGGCGTAA
- a CDS encoding fibronectin type III domain-containing protein has protein sequence MKRFHLLTALLLLLCMSKAGAQQYTYSITTSVGNSIPLGGTTNIRQNIYYPSDFPTAPVGTITKVYFQPSSGTSFSFTTLVIKMGYTSLSTFTAGPFATGLTTVYSNTASFTTNSGGWIEIPLQTPFFYTASQNFIVEASQQGYTTSMSAICDNSTAATDRTLYGTTSSSTGSLQARVMRLGFDLTPGTPCSAPTGLASGSVTNNSAALNWSAVSGSIGYEYVVDQTSANPSGSGTLTTSTSFNATSLTPNTTYYVHVRNKCSSSSFSSWVTISFTTQNFVSCYAPSVVSVVPTSTSTGILSWSPVPLTQGYEYVIDQNSGSPSGNGTSTTTTSISLSGLTGGASYYVHVRNVCAVADKSVWLNQQFTMPVCSTPANVLISNITDSTTDLLWSQMPNASGYDYAVDFSKLSPTTYKNTSGFAAHLSGLVPNSKYYLHVRARCFAADTSAWRLDSFVTLMVCYAPIVQVNGLGTNTPYAFWDPIPTAVGYEYTLTNSTVDPAFGSPLYTPYTGLTLPDDGKDYYLHVRTKCNSMFTFSQWSTVTLRTGMTNVSIQQQGDALQIYPNPTRDKLYLKGDIANSMITVTDVTGAVVLKYLAAGNAIQEINTSELPAGIYLLKISDGEQLQSVKFTKE, from the coding sequence ATGAAAAGATTTCACCTATTGACCGCTTTGCTTTTGTTGTTGTGCATGTCCAAAGCGGGTGCACAACAATACACTTATTCGATAACCACTTCAGTTGGAAATTCTATCCCGCTAGGTGGTACAACCAACATCCGCCAGAACATTTACTATCCATCGGATTTTCCAACTGCTCCGGTCGGTACGATAACCAAGGTGTATTTCCAGCCAAGTTCAGGAACCAGCTTCAGTTTTACAACGCTGGTCATTAAAATGGGTTATACCAGCCTGAGCACTTTTACTGCCGGGCCTTTTGCTACGGGATTAACCACGGTGTATTCAAATACTGCCAGTTTTACCACCAATAGCGGAGGATGGATAGAGATACCTTTGCAGACGCCGTTTTTTTATACTGCCAGTCAAAATTTCATTGTGGAAGCATCGCAGCAGGGTTATACTACCAGTATGTCTGCTATTTGCGATAACTCAACAGCTGCAACAGACAGAACACTTTACGGCACTACCTCATCTTCAACCGGCAGCCTGCAGGCACGTGTGATGCGTCTTGGTTTTGATCTTACTCCTGGCACTCCATGCAGTGCGCCTACGGGCCTTGCTTCCGGCAGTGTAACCAACAATTCAGCAGCGCTGAACTGGTCGGCTGTGTCCGGTTCAATAGGATATGAATATGTTGTTGATCAGACATCCGCAAACCCATCGGGTTCGGGCACGTTGACAACGTCAACTAGTTTTAACGCTACTTCGCTGACACCGAATACAACCTATTACGTGCATGTGAGAAACAAATGCAGTTCCAGCTCTTTTTCATCCTGGGTTACAATCTCGTTCACTACTCAGAATTTTGTGTCCTGTTATGCACCGTCAGTTGTTAGTGTGGTGCCAACCTCTACCAGCACGGGCATATTAAGTTGGTCGCCTGTTCCCTTAACACAGGGGTATGAGTATGTGATCGATCAAAATTCTGGAAGTCCATCAGGTAATGGTACATCTACAACTACAACCAGCATATCACTTAGTGGTCTCACTGGTGGCGCCAGCTATTACGTGCACGTCCGGAATGTTTGCGCCGTGGCAGATAAATCAGTATGGTTAAATCAGCAGTTCACTATGCCGGTTTGCAGTACCCCTGCCAATGTGTTGATCAGTAATATTACCGATAGCACGACCGACCTGTTGTGGAGCCAGATGCCTAACGCGTCCGGATACGACTATGCAGTTGACTTCAGCAAACTTTCACCAACGACGTATAAAAATACATCGGGCTTTGCTGCACACCTTTCAGGCTTAGTGCCTAACTCTAAGTATTATCTGCATGTGCGGGCGCGGTGTTTTGCTGCGGATACTTCTGCATGGCGTCTCGATTCATTTGTTACGCTGATGGTATGTTATGCACCAATAGTGCAGGTAAATGGCCTTGGCACAAACACGCCTTATGCCTTCTGGGATCCTATACCGACAGCAGTGGGGTATGAATATACACTGACAAACTCAACCGTAGATCCAGCTTTCGGCAGTCCACTTTATACGCCGTATACCGGACTCACTCTGCCAGACGATGGTAAAGATTATTATCTGCATGTAAGGACAAAATGTAACAGCATGTTTACCTTCTCTCAATGGTCAACCGTCACATTGAGAACCGGAATGACCAATGTATCAATTCAGCAACAAGGCGACGCGCTACAGATATATCCTAACCCTACACGGGATAAGCTTTATCTCAAAGGCGATATTGCAAACTCTATGATTACTGTTACCGACGTAACTGGTGCTGTTGTTCTAAAATATCTGGCAGCTGGTAACGCCATTCAGGAAATAAATACTTCTGAATTGCCAGCGGGTATTTACCTGCTAAAGATATCAGATGGTGAACAGTTACAATCAGTTAAGTTCACCAAAGAGTAG
- a CDS encoding T9SS type A sorting domain-containing protein, whose product MRNLYLFLLAALSCSLNTIAQTTINTTVGSSGYTGTNSSGTNSFVTFVVENNSGGGIILTAVGNWTTTSHNNTTSTLWYSSTSLSGSPGTLGTPTWTQVASNVVSGITSTGVNPVITGMSFLIPNNAVYRFALNTTGTNYYSGSGSSCPSPTSFTSNSVALRVCNEQISGMNIGYGGSNSPRAFTGSITFMPACTSVASVTASNVTATAATLSWPTVSGSQGYEYALTTSATPPTAGTSTTGTNYNASGLTQSTTYYMHVRNSCSSTSFSGWTTTSFTTLTSCFPVTAVSVSNLTASAGVLSWSPGASTTGYEWVINQASGNPAGNGAATATTSTSFSGLTSGATYWAHVRNVCGGGDKSSWNHFQFTMPVCNKPTNMLISNVSDSSADLLWSQMPSANGYDYAVNFSILPPTIGIQTTTNIAAHLDDLVPNSKYYVHVRSKCFASDASDWRLDSFITKMVCYAPIVQVNNLGTNVPYAFWDAVPTAVAYEYALKNTSQEPAFGTTVYTTYTELELPADGKDYYLHVRSKCNSMFTFSPWSTVALRTGMTSISAVGKQHAEIYPNPVSDWLFIKNAQPGTVYAVIDMAGRVLIDGVITQNVQQIDASRLSSGVYLLKLNDEGSTQSRFVKQ is encoded by the coding sequence ATGCGAAACCTTTATCTTTTCCTCCTGGCAGCGCTTTCATGTTCCCTTAATACAATAGCGCAAACTACCATCAACACTACCGTAGGAAGCAGCGGTTATACCGGAACCAATAGCTCTGGTACCAACAGTTTCGTCACGTTTGTGGTTGAAAATAACAGCGGTGGCGGAATCATTCTTACTGCAGTGGGCAACTGGACCACCACGTCGCACAATAACACTACGTCAACGCTATGGTATAGTTCAACTTCGCTTAGCGGTTCTCCCGGTACATTAGGAACGCCCACGTGGACTCAAGTTGCTTCTAATGTAGTTTCGGGCATAACTTCAACGGGCGTCAATCCTGTGATCACAGGTATGAGTTTCCTGATCCCGAATAACGCAGTGTACCGCTTTGCGCTGAATACTACCGGTACAAACTATTACAGCGGGTCGGGAAGTAGCTGTCCTTCACCTACCTCGTTCACTTCAAACAGTGTTGCGTTAAGAGTGTGCAATGAGCAGATCAGCGGCATGAACATAGGCTATGGGGGAAGTAACAGTCCACGTGCTTTTACCGGTTCGATCACATTTATGCCAGCGTGTACTTCCGTTGCCAGTGTGACAGCATCAAATGTGACAGCAACTGCGGCAACACTAAGCTGGCCTACAGTGAGCGGTTCGCAAGGGTATGAATACGCACTTACGACTTCAGCAACTCCGCCAACAGCAGGTACGTCAACCACAGGAACTAATTATAATGCATCTGGTCTTACGCAGTCCACAACTTATTATATGCACGTGCGCAATTCGTGCAGCTCTACATCCTTTTCCGGTTGGACAACGACGTCATTTACAACCCTTACTTCCTGCTTTCCGGTTACTGCTGTTAGTGTAAGCAATCTTACAGCCAGCGCGGGTGTGCTCAGTTGGTCACCTGGTGCGAGCACTACAGGTTATGAGTGGGTGATCAACCAGGCTTCGGGTAACCCGGCAGGCAACGGAGCAGCCACCGCAACTACCAGTACATCTTTCTCAGGTCTTACAAGTGGAGCTACTTACTGGGCGCACGTGCGCAATGTTTGTGGCGGCGGGGATAAATCATCGTGGAATCATTTTCAATTCACTATGCCTGTTTGTAATAAGCCAACCAACATGCTGATCAGCAATGTAAGTGACAGTTCTGCTGACCTACTTTGGAGTCAAATGCCGAGTGCCAACGGTTACGATTATGCCGTTAACTTCAGTATTCTGCCACCTACAATTGGTATTCAAACCACAACCAATATTGCTGCTCATCTCGATGACCTTGTGCCTAACTCAAAGTATTATGTACATGTCCGTTCCAAATGTTTTGCGTCTGATGCATCTGACTGGCGACTAGATTCATTCATTACGAAGATGGTATGTTATGCACCTATTGTGCAGGTAAATAATTTAGGTACTAATGTTCCTTACGCTTTCTGGGATGCTGTACCTACCGCAGTCGCTTATGAATATGCGCTGAAGAATACTTCGCAGGAACCTGCTTTTGGTACTACAGTGTATACTACTTATACCGAGTTAGAGCTGCCTGCAGATGGTAAGGACTATTACCTGCACGTGCGATCAAAATGTAATAGCATGTTCACATTCTCGCCCTGGTCAACGGTTGCACTGCGCACGGGGATGACGAGTATATCTGCCGTGGGAAAACAGCATGCCGAGATATATCCCAATCCTGTCAGCGATTGGCTATTCATTAAGAATGCGCAACCTGGAACTGTTTACGCAGTAATAGATATGGCTGGACGCGTATTGATAGATGGCGTGATCACGCAGAATGTTCAGCAAATTGATGCAAGTCGTTTATCATCAGGAGTGTACTTGCTCAAATTGAACGATGAAGGATCAACACAATCCCGATTCGTAAAGCAGTAA
- a CDS encoding T9SS type A sorting domain-containing protein, whose protein sequence is MRKFYLAISTFILVLLTTSALFAQVPELMYFQFNTASGSSVNNDAQTGTKVSTTGTLTALTLTTGGQFNSALSGNGGVSSSNNFNSGASLNLSGPWTISMWFSGVTNALSSNYMFGDAGGVTFRALTGSGVVAGAGNLEIRATGMTDVFLYNVFDAIGTPVVCTYVYDPTIPAIKGYINGVLSTTVSQPNNLVLTGGSGFLIGGYGSNNCLPSGAKLDEFRMYNRALSATEISNTWNIDLLASTCSAPTGLAAGSVSNNSASLTWNSVAGSIGYEYVLDQTLANPSGSGTLVSTTNYNASGLNPNTTYYIHVRNKCSASSFSSWVTTSFTTQNFVSCSAPAVASVVPTSTSTAILSWSPVPGTTGYEYVINQNSGNPAGNGTPLATTSTTLAGLTSGASYYVHVRNVCSPVDKSVWLHQQFTMPVCNTPTNVLISNITDSTTDLLWSQMPNASGYDYAADFSKLPPTTYKNSNGFAAHLSGLVPNSKYYLHVRSRCFAADTSAWRLDSFVTLMVCYAPIVQVNGLGTNTPYSFWDPIPTAVGYEYTLTNTTADPAFGNPIYTPFTGLTLPDDGKDYYLHVRTKCNSMFTFSQWSTVALRTGMTDIPVVTSSGVEVYPNPVNEVLYVKKALAGTKYSIVDMAGRVLVSDVIRQDNQQINASHLPAGIYLFRLNDETLTQVKFVKL, encoded by the coding sequence ATGAGAAAGTTCTACCTTGCTATTTCGACTTTTATACTGGTCCTTTTAACCACATCAGCTCTTTTTGCCCAGGTACCGGAGCTAATGTATTTCCAGTTCAACACTGCTTCTGGCTCGTCTGTTAACAACGATGCCCAGACAGGTACCAAGGTCAGTACCACCGGCACGCTCACAGCTTTGACACTTACAACCGGAGGGCAATTTAATAGTGCCCTGTCTGGCAACGGCGGTGTGTCCAGCTCAAATAATTTCAATTCAGGCGCAAGTTTGAATTTATCCGGACCGTGGACAATATCCATGTGGTTTAGTGGGGTTACTAACGCCCTCAGTTCCAACTACATGTTTGGCGACGCTGGTGGTGTTACATTCCGCGCGCTTACTGGTTCGGGCGTGGTAGCAGGTGCCGGTAATCTCGAGATCCGTGCCACGGGAATGACAGATGTATTTTTATACAACGTTTTTGACGCAATCGGTACACCGGTTGTTTGTACCTATGTGTACGATCCAACGATCCCGGCCATAAAAGGTTATATCAATGGTGTATTGTCAACAACCGTCTCGCAACCGAATAATCTTGTACTAACCGGCGGTAGCGGCTTCCTCATTGGCGGCTACGGCAGCAATAATTGCCTTCCTTCCGGTGCAAAGCTGGATGAGTTCAGGATGTATAACCGCGCACTGAGCGCAACAGAAATATCAAACACCTGGAATATTGATCTGCTCGCGTCAACCTGTTCAGCACCAACCGGCCTTGCAGCAGGCAGCGTTAGCAACAATAGCGCATCGTTGACATGGAATTCTGTGGCGGGTTCAATAGGATACGAATATGTGCTCGATCAAACATTGGCCAACCCTTCTGGCTCAGGAACGTTGGTCTCTACCACCAATTATAACGCTTCTGGTCTGAATCCTAATACTACGTACTATATCCACGTGCGAAACAAGTGTAGTGCATCTTCGTTTTCAAGCTGGGTTACCACCTCGTTCACTACTCAGAATTTTGTGTCGTGTTCAGCCCCTGCTGTAGCGAGTGTTGTGCCAACCTCCACCAGTACTGCAATATTGAGTTGGTCGCCCGTACCAGGAACGACAGGCTATGAGTATGTGATCAACCAAAATTCTGGCAATCCTGCAGGTAATGGTACCCCGCTTGCAACTACCAGTACAACCCTCGCTGGTCTTACAAGCGGTGCAAGCTATTACGTTCACGTAAGAAATGTTTGTTCACCGGTCGATAAATCTGTATGGCTGCATCAACAATTCACCATGCCAGTATGTAACACTCCTACAAATGTTTTGATCAGCAATATCACTGATAGTACAACGGACTTGTTGTGGAGCCAGATGCCTAATGCTTCGGGTTACGACTATGCAGCAGACTTTAGTAAACTTCCACCAACAACGTATAAAAATTCAAACGGCTTTGCTGCGCACCTGTCTGGGTTAGTGCCTAACTCAAAATATTACTTGCACGTGCGGTCGCGGTGTTTTGCTGCAGATACTTCAGCCTGGCGACTTGATTCATTTGTGACGCTGATGGTTTGCTATGCACCGATAGTGCAGGTAAATGGCCTCGGCACAAACACACCATATTCCTTCTGGGATCCAATACCAACTGCAGTAGGTTATGAGTATACGCTAACAAATACAACAGCCGATCCGGCTTTTGGTAATCCCATCTACACTCCGTTTACGGGTTTGACCTTACCGGACGATGGCAAAGACTATTATTTGCATGTAAGAACGAAATGTAACAGCATGTTTACGTTCTCGCAATGGTCTACAGTTGCTTTGCGCACGGGTATGACCGATATACCTGTCGTTACCAGCAGCGGTGTAGAAGTATATCCGAACCCTGTTAACGAGGTGCTTTACGTTAAAAAAGCACTAGCAGGTACGAAGTATAGCATAGTTGATATGGCGGGACGCGTGCTGGTGAGCGATGTGATCAGGCAGGACAACCAGCAAATAAATGCGAGCCATTTACCAGCGGGCATCTACTTGTTCAGGTTGAATGATGAAACATTGACCCAGGTGAAGTTTGTGAAGCTATAA
- a CDS encoding helical backbone metal receptor: MRRTIIDMMGREVEYSYPPKRIVSVVPSQTELLYDLGLDEEVVGITKFCVHPEAWFRSKTRIGGTKQLYIDKIRDLKPDLIIANKEENTQDQIEELAKEFPVWLSDIQNIPQALQMIQVVGQLAGKEHKAAGIVDHVVGGFNALKRATAPKRVAYFIWYKPWMSVGKDTFISNMIHTIGWQNVFADRSRYPEITLEELKEYNPELVLLSSEPFPFKEKHIDEIKAILPNADVKLVDGEMFSWYGSRMLKAVGYMQAISNS, from the coding sequence ATGAGGCGCACAATAATAGATATGATGGGCAGGGAGGTGGAGTATTCATATCCACCCAAACGCATTGTGTCTGTGGTTCCCTCGCAAACAGAATTGCTGTATGATCTCGGTCTTGACGAAGAAGTAGTAGGCATCACCAAATTCTGTGTGCATCCTGAGGCGTGGTTTCGCAGCAAAACAAGAATAGGCGGAACCAAGCAGTTGTACATCGATAAGATCCGCGACTTAAAGCCTGATCTCATCATCGCTAATAAAGAAGAAAATACGCAGGATCAGATAGAAGAACTTGCCAAAGAGTTTCCAGTCTGGCTGAGCGACATACAGAATATACCGCAGGCACTGCAAATGATACAGGTAGTTGGTCAGCTGGCTGGGAAAGAGCATAAGGCTGCCGGGATCGTTGATCATGTAGTTGGCGGCTTTAATGCGCTGAAACGTGCCACCGCTCCTAAACGCGTAGCGTATTTCATCTGGTACAAACCCTGGATGAGTGTAGGTAAAGACACATTCATCAGCAACATGATACACACCATTGGTTGGCAGAATGTGTTTGCCGATAGATCTCGCTATCCCGAGATCACGCTTGAGGAGCTGAAAGAATACAACCCTGAACTCGTATTGCTTTCTTCAGAGCCTTTTCCTTTCAAAGAAAAACACATTGACGAGATCAAAGCTATTCTCCCCAATGCTGATGTGAAACTCGTAGACGGCGAAATGTTCAGCTGGTATGGGAGTAGGATGTTGAAGGCAGTAGGGTATATGCAGGCAATATCCAACAGCTAA